Proteins encoded in a region of the Bacteroidota bacterium genome:
- a CDS encoding ATP-binding protein: MEALLSRIIIENQELIKKKKVLLRNFNIPDIGSINVLTGIRRCGKTYVLYENAKKYNQDMVLFIDFEDERLVRLNLLDNYDIILDSYKKIYPDKKPIIFFDEVQNLKNWHLYIKRLHVAGYKIFVTGSNAYLLSKDIATFLKGRSIETNIHPFSFKEFLKVKSKDFKNRDFYVKVPEILNLFDEYLVYGAFPEVINTNIYDKRKVIKNIYNLLFYRDIIVRFNKNEYLMKLVVSKISENITKEFSISNLAKKIISLYRTSVPTVTEYFNVLPEPFLTESIYQFRKSFVQRESKRKTYFIDNSFILINEVEISKGKFLENLVFNILNRQYDEIFYYKTHNNLEVDFYINLEGDKKLIQVSYSMSNYDTKTREVKALKKAMTELQLNKSYIFTYNEEDIIETDSGKIEVIPVWKYLLSKQ; the protein is encoded by the coding sequence ATGGAAGCACTTTTGTCAAGGATAATAATTGAAAATCAAGAGTTAATAAAGAAAAAGAAGGTTCTGCTACGTAATTTTAATATTCCTGATATAGGAAGCATTAATGTTTTAACAGGTATAAGAAGATGTGGTAAAACTTATGTGCTTTATGAAAATGCTAAGAAATATAATCAGGACATGGTGCTATTTATTGATTTTGAGGATGAAAGACTTGTAAGATTGAATTTGTTGGATAATTATGATATAATTTTGGATAGCTACAAAAAAATTTATCCTGATAAAAAGCCAATAATTTTTTTTGATGAGGTTCAGAACTTAAAAAATTGGCATTTATATATTAAAAGATTACATGTTGCCGGTTATAAAATATTTGTAACAGGAAGTAATGCATATTTATTGAGTAAAGATATTGCTACTTTTCTAAAAGGAAGGAGTATTGAAACGAATATACATCCTTTTTCCTTCAAGGAGTTTCTAAAAGTTAAATCCAAAGATTTTAAAAATAGAGATTTTTATGTAAAGGTTCCTGAAATATTAAATTTATTTGATGAATATCTTGTTTATGGTGCTTTTCCCGAAGTGATAAACACAAATATTTATGATAAAAGGAAAGTAATAAAGAATATTTATAATCTTTTGTTTTATAGGGATATAATTGTGCGTTTTAATAAAAATGAATACCTTATGAAATTAGTAGTTTCAAAAATATCAGAGAATATTACTAAGGAGTTTTCCATTTCAAATCTAGCAAAAAAAATAATTTCATTATATCGTACTTCAGTTCCAACTGTTACAGAATATTTTAATGTTCTACCTGAACCTTTTTTGACTGAAAGTATTTATCAATTTCGAAAATCTTTTGTGCAAAGAGAATCGAAACGCAAAACGTATTTTATTGATAATTCTTTTATTTTGATTAACGAGGTTGAAATTAGTAAAGGAAAATTTCTTGAAAATCTTGTGTTTAATATTCTTAATAGACAGTATGATGAAATATTTTATTATAAAACTCATAACAATCTTGAAGTGGATTTTTATATAAATTTGGAGGGTGATAAAAAATTGATTCAAGTTTCATATTCTATGAGTAACTATGACACCAAAACAAGGGAAGTAAAAGCGTTAAAAAAAGCAATGACTGAGCTTCAATTGAATAAATCATATATTTTTACATATAATGAAGAAGATATTATTGAAACTGATAGCGGTAAAATTGAAGTAATACCTGTTTGGAAGTATTTGTTGAGCAAGCAATAA
- a CDS encoding M48 family metallopeptidase: MEKTLFISILVILIAGFVISRVLDFFNDKTWKKKLPDDLKEFYTEEEYQKAKNYHHENSVISIITEIIGFVLMIGFFIFGGFGWLNDLLSQSISNPIILALSFFGILYIVSDLISIPFSIYSTFIIEEKYGFNKTTPKTFVLDKLKGYLLTIILGGGILALIFWLILVLEKDFWIVAFVAITVISLFMSMFYTTLIVPLFNKLTPLEDGDLRSAIEKYSQKVDFPLTNIFVINGSKRSSKANAYFSGFWKKKKIVLYDTLIEKHGVNELVAVLAHEVGHYKKKHIIKGMIMSSVQTFVMLFILSLLIFNNEFSSIFYFNVSDGSFDIQQKAVLHINLIAFSILYEPVSMLVGLLGNVISRKHEYQADNFAITTTNKEDLPKSLKKMSVDHLSNLKPHPAYVFFYYSHPPLMKRLEAMKIVND, translated from the coding sequence ATGGAAAAAACACTGTTTATATCAATATTAGTAATACTTATTGCAGGATTTGTGATAAGTAGGGTCTTAGATTTTTTTAACGATAAAACATGGAAGAAAAAACTTCCTGATGATTTAAAGGAATTTTATACCGAAGAAGAATATCAAAAAGCAAAGAATTATCATCATGAAAATTCTGTAATATCAATTATTACCGAAATAATCGGTTTTGTTTTAATGATAGGCTTCTTTATTTTTGGCGGTTTTGGCTGGCTTAATGATTTGTTGAGTCAATCTATTTCAAATCCTATTATTCTTGCTTTAAGCTTTTTCGGAATTCTTTATATTGTTTCAGATTTAATAAGTATTCCATTTAGTATTTACAGCACTTTTATTATTGAAGAAAAATATGGATTTAATAAAACAACTCCAAAAACTTTTGTGCTGGATAAATTGAAAGGATACCTTTTAACAATTATTCTCGGAGGTGGTATTCTTGCATTAATATTTTGGCTTATTCTTGTTTTGGAAAAAGATTTTTGGATTGTTGCTTTTGTGGCAATTACTGTTATTAGCTTGTTTATGAGTATGTTTTATACTACTTTAATTGTTCCTTTATTTAATAAACTTACGCCACTTGAGGATGGTGATTTGCGTTCAGCAATTGAAAAATATTCTCAGAAAGTTGATTTCCCTCTAACAAATATTTTTGTAATTAATGGCTCAAAAAGAAGCTCAAAAGCAAATGCTTACTTTTCAGGTTTTTGGAAAAAGAAAAAAATAGTTTTATACGATACTCTTATTGAAAAACATGGGGTAAATGAATTAGTTGCCGTTTTAGCTCATGAAGTAGGTCATTATAAAAAGAAACATATTATTAAAGGTATGATAATGTCAAGTGTGCAAACATTTGTAATGTTATTTATTTTGTCGCTACTGATTTTTAACAATGAATTTTCTTCAATCTTTTATTTCAATGTTTCCGATGGCTCTTTTGATATTCAACAAAAAGCCGTTCTGCATATTAACTTAATAGCATTTTCTATTCTTTACGAACCTGTTTCTATGTTAGTCGGATTGCTTGGAAATGTTATTTCGCGAAAGCACGAATATCAGGCGGATAATTTTGCAATAACAACAACAAATAAAGAAGATTTACCCAAATCCTTGAAAAAAATGTCTGTAGATCATTTATCAAACTTAAAACCGCATCCTGCTTATGTGTTTTTCTACTACTCACATCCTCCTTTGATGAAAAGATTGGAAGCGATGAAAATTGTTAATGATTGA